In the genome of Deltaproteobacteria bacterium, the window TCTCCCTTATTAACAGAGTCACCCTCTCGTGCGGATATGTCCGATAAATGTGCATACAGCGTATACAACCCAAAGCCGTGATCTAAAATTATCGCGCTGCCATAAAGCCCCAACCTATCGGCAAAAACAACTTTGCCAGAATTGGCAGCACGCACACTGGTATTTGCATAGGACGCCAAGTCTTCTCCAATATGAAGCGAGCTCCCGGCATCTAATTCGCCAAAGCGATACATGCGCTCCTCGCCAAAAGGCGACTGACTCGCAGAGCCTGAGAGCCGACTAAATACTCCAGTCCATAGCCTAGAAGCCCGCGGACGCGCAAACAGCGGTTCTGCTAAAGTTTCGATCTTCTGGCGATAGTCCTCATTTATAAGGCGAAATTGCTCCACCAAGCCTTTCGGCGTAGTAGCTAAGGAGACTCCATCGAGCGTAGTAATCTTTAGCTTATCTCTAAGTATCGCGTAATCCTTGATGATTCGCTCTATGCTATTTCTTAAAAACGCCTCGGAAAGTTCTACTACGCGACTGCCATATTTTCTTTCCTGAACTCTGTAATACATAGAACCAGAAGCAACATTGCCCACGCCATCAGTTGCAAAGAGCTCTATCCTATCGCGATCTACGTCGAACTCCAGAGGGATGGCAAAGAAAGAAAAATACACATCCGGTCTCTCCTTGTAATCCTCATCCAGTCTGCTCGCCAGAAAACCAGGAAAAAACTCTTGCCCTACTTTTACGCCGCTAAAGGAATCTTGCTTTTCGTCCAAGCGATAAAACACCAAACCAACCCCGCCTACCACGACATTGTGCTGCGTTGTAATAGCCGCGAGTCTTGGCGGCGTATAGTCCACTGTAAGGTCAAGTTCAAATAAGCTCTTATTGCTCCAAAGACTGCGATCAAAAGCTAAAACGCGAATCTTCACTTCCCCCTCTCTAAAACCCTCTTCCCTTCCGTCTATATTAACAAATACCGCATCCTCATTTTTCTTAAGTTTATACGATACTCTCTCAAGCTCCTTAATCTCGCCGTCTTGCTCACTTCTAACTATGACCTCGTCTATTCCAGCGCCGACATCGGCGACATCAATTCTCATTTTTAGTGGATTTGAGCCTATGCCAGCTGGGATTTCCTGCACCTTAATTGTAGGCTCATCCTTTTCGAGAAAATTCTGGTAAAGCTCCTGCCAACCCGTATACGCCGGATAAATCAGCGCAGTAATAATAATCAAAAACACCAGATCGACTGCTTTCTTGCGCCCGCTTTTTTTCCCCGTACTCATCTTACCAGAACTCACGCTGTGTAATGCAGTGGTATTATTTTGTCTCGTTCCCATCATCCATCCTCGCTAGCAAAAGGCACATCCTGCATATCGCCAATATCGAGCTTCTCTTGGAGATACGACTTTAAACGGAGCTTTAATTGGGATTCTATCTGTCTAATTCTCTCTCGACTTAAACCAAAGTCATCTGCAAGCTCTTGCAAAGTTACAGGCTCATCCGTAAACAACCTGCGCTCAATTATAGCCTTTTCCTTTTCATCCAATTCCTTTTCCAATTCGGCTATTGCCTCGCGCAAGGCTTTAGAAAACTGCTCTCTAGCCACGATCTCCTCAGCCGTATCTGACTTATCTGGAAGGACACTGTGAAAATCCATATTTTCACTCTCGCCATTTCCAGATACTGGGGCATCGACGCTTAAATCCGGAAGTGCCAAGCGCTGCTGCATTTCAATCACTTCCGCCTCGCGAACATTTAGTCTCTTTGCGAGGAGCTTAGCTTCTGGCACAAAACCTTCGGATTCAAGCTTTTCTTTCTCCTTATTTAAATTAAAAAAAAGCTTCCTTTGAGCCTGAGTAGTGCCAATTTTTACTAGCCTAAGATTATTAATTATATAGCGCAACATATACGCTCTAATCCAATAGGCAGCATAAGAAGGGAAACGCGTTCCACGA includes:
- a CDS encoding M23 family metallopeptidase, whose amino-acid sequence is MMGTRQNNTTALHSVSSGKMSTGKKSGRKKAVDLVFLIIITALIYPAYTGWQELYQNFLEKDEPTIKVQEIPAGIGSNPLKMRIDVADVGAGIDEVIVRSEQDGEIKELERVSYKLKKNEDAVFVNIDGREEGFREGEVKIRVLAFDRSLWSNKSLFELDLTVDYTPPRLAAITTQHNVVVGGVGLVFYRLDEKQDSFSGVKVGQEFFPGFLASRLDEDYKERPDVYFSFFAIPLEFDVDRDRIELFATDGVGNVASGSMYYRVQERKYGSRVVELSEAFLRNSIERIIKDYAILRDKLKITTLDGVSLATTPKGLVEQFRLINEDYRQKIETLAEPLFARPRASRLWTGVFSRLSGSASQSPFGEERMYRFGELDAGSSLHIGEDLASYANTSVRAANSGKVVFADRLGLYGSAIILDHGFGLYTLYAHLSDISAREGDSVNKGDVIGKTGNSGFAEGDHLHFEMRLHGVPVRPLEWWDARWIQEHIDDTITNTKKALGLKVVTRIEP
- a CDS encoding RNA polymerase factor sigma-32, which codes for MKNAKEDADERGNFEDPTKGLEDVRDLSSIADDYDWSAEWETLPRSSSELTNYDPLQSYISEIRSLPTLTRQEEHELAVRYHKSGDKVAGYKLVLANLRLVVVIAREYQRNFQNMIDLIQEGNIGLMEAVNQFDPFRGTRFPSYAAYWIRAYMLRYIINNLRLVKIGTTQAQRKLFFNLNKEKEKLESEGFVPEAKLLAKRLNVREAEVIEMQQRLALPDLSVDAPVSGNGESENMDFHSVLPDKSDTAEEIVAREQFSKALREAIAELEKELDEKEKAIIERRLFTDEPVTLQELADDFGLSRERIRQIESQLKLRLKSYLQEKLDIGDMQDVPFASEDG